In Fimbriiglobus ruber, a genomic segment contains:
- a CDS encoding PAS domain-containing hybrid sensor histidine kinase/response regulator — MARFRGASEALALFVAALILVLVQSRVPAAGTPDVVAFAPFGLGFAAGLFGRWRMGLPFGVGSILGLVVIGRVADAWPVLLGALVEFSWAAWWSGRYPVREAVTNASRATKLVALIAGGAAVRDVVTVAALSLTGSAVDLYFGIATFTLALLANTIAISAALAIPLIVEFRNRLLASAKSAALLDECRRERDELARASIELTTRLELLEAVFRQMPAGITVIDPDEHIVLRNTIREPSRDEPGPESALFLAGDAALGHFRRPDGHELPFEEWPLVRASREGCRCHEPELRLQRPDGTVVSVSTTAAPVLAPSGTKLGAVAVDRELSPGERVPGYAGRVDDRLGTALRAAGMYAWEWDLASGTVWRSHPPCGWDGIPPAPLHTKAEPDWSRVHPDDVGRYREAAAAVAAGHPDFLVEYRIRDARGEYRWVQERGKAVTDAAGTPVGRVAGVLIDVTEQRRNEERLRLVESAVVHARDAIIVLEPAPNDRPGRSVWYVNDAFTRMTGYSADEVVGRSLHFLRGPKSNPATLDQISEALATGHSLLVELLNYRKDGSELWVELSLVPVPDEAGRCSHWVMIQRDIGDRKRAAEQLRESEQRLRILGDNLPDGAVYQFVLAADGTPSVPYISAGVERVCGLSPAAVVADVSKVLNVIHPDDTEGMWRAVLASATGLTPCNVEFRATWGGAEKWVHSRSMPHRLADGGTLWNGVLLDVTARKQAEGALKRSEELFRGMFETAAAGVSVTGPDERFHSVNPAFAAMLGLPVEHIVGRYASEFTHPDDWAEQQPLLDEVHAGARDGYQVRRRYIRPDLSTVWTEQSVAIVRGPSGECVYGIGVSVDMTERRRLEEQLRQAQKMETIGQLAGGIAHDFNNLLTGVLGSLALVRLPADDPNRPLIMTAERAAQRAAELTRKLLGFARKNQILSAPVRVADFVNEVVDLLRRTFDPRIQIVTTLFAPDPVSADATLLNQALINLCLNARDAMPGGGRIVLRAEVVTLTPEAVVAHPEGRPGRFVRMSVEDTGTGMSPAVRARLYEPFFTTKPVGQGTGLGLAMVHGIVRQHVGWIECDTVPGRGTRFDLYLPVAEVKPPSAHNASFLRRATVDRTPAPNTDTPPPVGGPSRTVLLVDDEDMIRDIGRSVLEAAGYRVLEAEDGAAAVDVFRREYTGIDLVILDLTMPRLSGRDAFRSMTEIAPGARVLFSSGYSADDLSDVTGAVGLLAKPYRPQDLVSAVRLALRKDPMVVPTAG; from the coding sequence TTGGCGCGATTCCGAGGAGCCTCTGAGGCGCTCGCCCTGTTCGTGGCCGCGCTCATTCTGGTGCTGGTTCAAAGCCGCGTTCCGGCCGCCGGAACTCCGGACGTAGTAGCATTTGCGCCGTTCGGCCTGGGGTTTGCTGCGGGCTTATTCGGTCGGTGGCGAATGGGACTGCCCTTCGGGGTAGGTTCGATACTGGGGTTGGTCGTCATCGGGCGCGTAGCGGACGCGTGGCCGGTCTTGCTCGGTGCCTTGGTCGAGTTTTCTTGGGCCGCCTGGTGGTCCGGTCGATATCCCGTTCGCGAAGCAGTAACGAATGCGTCCCGCGCGACCAAGTTAGTAGCGCTTATTGCTGGTGGGGCAGCCGTTCGTGACGTGGTGACGGTCGCCGCGTTGAGTTTGACCGGATCGGCAGTCGATCTGTACTTCGGGATCGCCACGTTTACTCTCGCCTTACTCGCGAACACGATCGCTATTTCCGCCGCCCTCGCGATTCCACTGATCGTTGAGTTCCGGAACCGGCTACTCGCGAGCGCCAAGTCAGCGGCACTCCTGGACGAGTGCCGCCGCGAGCGAGACGAACTCGCCCGCGCCTCCATCGAGCTGACCACACGGTTGGAACTTCTGGAGGCGGTCTTCCGCCAGATGCCAGCTGGGATTACGGTGATTGACCCGGACGAACACATCGTCCTACGTAACACGATAAGGGAACCGTCTCGGGACGAACCCGGGCCGGAGAGCGCGTTGTTCTTGGCGGGGGACGCAGCGCTCGGGCATTTCCGGCGACCGGATGGTCACGAGCTGCCGTTCGAAGAATGGCCGCTCGTTCGAGCTTCCCGAGAGGGGTGTCGGTGCCACGAGCCCGAGTTGCGTTTGCAGAGGCCCGACGGGACGGTCGTTAGCGTGTCGACGACTGCCGCCCCAGTCCTCGCCCCAAGCGGCACGAAACTCGGGGCCGTCGCGGTCGACCGGGAGTTGTCGCCGGGCGAGAGGGTTCCCGGGTACGCCGGACGAGTTGACGACCGCCTGGGAACGGCTTTGCGGGCGGCCGGCATGTACGCGTGGGAGTGGGATCTCGCGTCCGGCACGGTGTGGCGGTCCCACCCGCCCTGCGGGTGGGACGGGATCCCACCCGCCCCGCTACACACAAAAGCCGAACCCGACTGGTCCCGCGTCCACCCGGACGACGTCGGACGGTACCGCGAGGCCGCCGCGGCCGTCGCCGCGGGGCACCCCGATTTCCTGGTCGAATACCGCATCCGGGACGCTCGCGGGGAATACCGCTGGGTGCAAGAGCGGGGGAAAGCCGTCACCGATGCCGCCGGTACTCCGGTCGGCCGCGTCGCCGGCGTGTTAATCGACGTGACCGAACAGCGGCGGAACGAAGAACGGCTCCGCCTGGTCGAGTCTGCCGTCGTCCACGCCCGGGACGCCATCATCGTCCTCGAACCCGCCCCGAACGACCGGCCAGGCCGGTCGGTCTGGTACGTGAACGACGCGTTCACGCGGATGACCGGGTACTCGGCCGACGAAGTCGTGGGCCGGTCACTGCACTTCCTGCGCGGGCCGAAGTCCAACCCGGCCACGCTGGACCAGATCAGCGAAGCACTCGCGACCGGGCACTCGCTGCTCGTGGAACTGCTCAACTATCGCAAAGACGGGTCCGAGCTGTGGGTCGAGTTGAGTCTGGTCCCGGTGCCGGACGAGGCCGGGCGGTGTTCGCACTGGGTCATGATTCAGCGCGACATCGGGGACCGCAAGCGGGCCGCGGAGCAACTCCGCGAGAGCGAACAGCGCCTCCGCATCCTCGGCGACAACCTACCTGATGGGGCGGTCTACCAGTTCGTCCTCGCGGCCGACGGGACGCCGTCCGTGCCGTACATCAGCGCCGGCGTGGAGCGCGTGTGCGGACTCAGCCCGGCGGCCGTCGTCGCCGACGTGTCTAAGGTGTTAAACGTCATTCACCCGGACGACACCGAAGGAATGTGGCGGGCGGTTCTCGCCTCCGCGACCGGCCTGACCCCGTGCAACGTCGAGTTCCGGGCCACCTGGGGCGGGGCCGAGAAGTGGGTCCACAGCCGGTCGATGCCGCACCGGCTCGCGGACGGGGGCACGCTGTGGAACGGCGTCCTCCTGGACGTGACGGCCCGCAAACAGGCCGAGGGGGCGCTCAAGCGGAGCGAGGAACTGTTCCGCGGGATGTTCGAGACCGCGGCGGCCGGGGTGTCCGTGACCGGCCCGGACGAGCGCTTCCACTCGGTCAACCCGGCGTTCGCGGCCATGCTCGGTCTCCCGGTCGAACACATCGTCGGACGGTACGCCAGTGAGTTCACCCACCCCGACGACTGGGCCGAACAGCAACCACTCCTGGACGAAGTTCACGCCGGCGCCCGGGACGGCTATCAGGTCCGCAGGCGGTACATCCGCCCGGATCTGAGTACGGTTTGGACCGAGCAGTCGGTCGCGATCGTCCGGGGTCCGAGCGGGGAATGCGTGTACGGCATCGGCGTTTCGGTCGACATGACCGAGCGGCGGCGGTTGGAGGAGCAGCTCCGCCAGGCTCAGAAGATGGAGACGATCGGCCAACTCGCCGGCGGGATCGCGCACGACTTCAACAACTTGTTAACCGGCGTCCTCGGGAGCCTGGCCCTCGTCCGCTTGCCCGCGGACGACCCGAACCGCCCGCTGATCATGACCGCCGAACGGGCGGCCCAGCGGGCGGCCGAGTTGACCCGGAAACTGCTCGGGTTCGCCCGCAAGAACCAGATCCTGTCCGCCCCGGTGCGGGTCGCGGACTTCGTAAACGAGGTCGTCGACTTGCTCCGCCGGACGTTCGACCCGCGCATCCAGATCGTCACCACCCTGTTCGCCCCGGACCCCGTCTCGGCCGACGCCACCCTCCTCAACCAGGCGCTGATCAATCTGTGCCTGAACGCCCGCGACGCGATGCCGGGTGGCGGGCGGATTGTCCTCCGGGCCGAAGTCGTGACCCTGACCCCCGAGGCCGTGGTCGCCCACCCGGAGGGGCGGCCCGGTCGGTTCGTGCGGATGTCCGTCGAAGACACCGGGACGGGGATGTCTCCGGCCGTCCGCGCCAGGCTCTACGAGCCGTTCTTCACCACCAAACCGGTCGGCCAGGGGACCGGACTCGGGCTCGCGATGGTCCACGGCATCGTCCGCCAGCACGTGGGTTGGATCGAGTGCGACACGGTGCCGGGCCGCGGAACCCGTTTCGACCTCTATCTCCCGGTGGCCGAGGTCAAGCCGCCGAGCGCCCACAACGCCTCCTTCCTCCGCCGCGCTACGGTCGACCGGACGCCGGCCCCGAACACCGACACTCCGCCCCCGGTCGGCGGCCCTTCCCGCACGGTCCTTTTGGTCGACGACGAGGACATGATTCGGGACATCGGCCGGTCGGTCCTGGAAGCCGCCGGGTACCGGGTGTTGGAGGCCGAGGACGGGGCCGCCGCGGTCGACGTGTTCCGCCGCGAGTACACGGGCATCGACCTCGTCATCCTCGACCTCACCATGCCCCGGCTGTCCGGGCGGGACGCCTTCCGCTCGATGACCGAGATCGCCCCGGGCGCTCGCGTGCTCTTCTCCAGTGGGTATTCGGCCGACGATCTGTCGGACGTGACCGGGGCGGTCGGCCTCCTGGCCAAGCCGTACCGCCCGCAAGATCTGGTGTCCGCCGTCCGGCTGGCCCTTCGCAAAGACCCGATGGTCGTGCCGACCGCGGGTTGA